The genomic interval ATACGGCGTAGTCCTGGGAATGATGCAGGGAAAGTATTCCGGCGACAAAGATTACGAGAAGAAACTGGATTCGGTCATCTCGGTTTTGAAATCCACCCGCCCAACTGCGGTCAATCTTTTCTGGGCTTTGGACCGGATGAAAAAAGTTGCCCTGGAATATGAGGGTTATGACATGGAAAGTAGAAACAAAAGGCTCTTGCACGAGGCATTGCTGATCCACCAGGAAGATAAGGTAATGTGCCAGAAGATAGGAGAATACGGCTCAAAGCTGCTGAAAAATGGTTGCCGAATTCTTACTCACTGTAATGCTGGTGCCTTAGCCACTGGCGGAATAGGGACTGCCCTGGCTCCTTTATTAATTGCCAAAGCCCAGGGAAAAAAGATAAAGGTTTACGTGGATGAGACCCGTCCGGTCCTTCAGGGAGCGAGGCTGACCACCTGGGAGCTTCTCCATCAGGGAATCGATACTGTGCTGATCTGCGACGATATGGCTGCTTTTTTGATGCAAAAAAAGATGATCGATTGCATAATCACCGGTGCAGACAGGATTGTCAGGAATTTGGATGCGGCTAACAAGATCGGGACTTACAACTTGGCAGTGCTGGCGAAATTTCATAAAATACCCTTTTACCTTGCAGCACCCAGCTCCAGTTTTGACTATTCAATCGAAAGCGGGGATAAGATAAAAATTGAGGAAAGATCCCCGGAGGAGGTTACCAGCTTCTGGGGCAGACGAACCGCACCAGAAAAGGTAAAAGTCTTCTCCCCGGCATTTGATGTCACGCCTGCTGATTTGATTACCGCAATTATTACCGACAAGGGAATAATTAAAGGAAAAAGAAAGGGCTGAATCTGGTAGGGGCGTTCAATTGAACGCCCCTACTAATTTATCCTCTCTCCTTCCTAAGATAAATGAGGGCAGGCACTGGGGCCTGCCCCTACAGTTTTCATTCATAATTCAATATCAAATTGTTCTGTTTTTAATTTTTCACCTTCCTTTTTCCATTTTCCTTTGTCGCAGAGAGATTCGATTGTATTGACAAATCTTCATCTTCAAGATATATTTTCAGTGTGAAATCAAAAATCATTCAAGATAAAAAAGAATTATACTTTCTTTTCGGAATTTTCGTCTTCAGCTTTGTCCTGCGCCTGATTTACCTGTCACAGATGAATTCCAATCCGTATTTTACTTCTCCCACCATGGATGCATTATACCACGATCTCTGGGCACAGGCGATTGTCCAGGGGAATTGGATTGGGGACCAGGTTTTTTTCCGGGCGCCGTTTTACCCATATTTTTTAGGGATAATTTGCAAGCTCTTAGGGCATAACTATTTTATCCCTCGACTAATTCAGCATCTGATCGGCTCTCTCTCTGTGATTTTGATTTACTTCCTTGCCAGAAAACTTTTCAATCGCAAAGTCGCCACCCTGTCGGCCATCCTCACTTCTATATATGGGGTACTTATCTACTACGAGGATGAGCTACTTTTGGATTTCCTTTTAGTTTTCTTCGGAGTTTTGCTTCTTTTGCTTTTATACCGGGCAGAGGAGAAATCTAAAAGCTCACGATTCTTTACCGCCGGCTTAGTTGCCAGCCTTTTTGCCATCACCCGTCCCAACATCCTGATTTTTATACCTTTTGTCCTTGTCTGGATACTCCTTTTATTGAAGGTCAATCTGAAGAGGAAAATCGTCTTTTCTCTATTTTTTCTCATGGGTCTTTTTGGGTTGATTTTACCAATAACCGTGAGAAACTATCTGGTTGGAAAGGACTTTGTTCTGATTTCCTCTCAGGGAGGGATCAATTTTTATATCGGAAATAACCCGCAGGCAGACGGGACCAGTGCTATTCTACCCCCTTATGGAGACGACTGGGAATATCAGGATGCAGCTTACGAGGTGCAGGGAAGTATCGGCAAAATCCCCAGACCATCTGAGGTTTCGGATTATTATCTTAAAAAAGGAACGAACTTCATAATTCGTTCACCCCAGAAGTTTTTATCGCTTTTTTTAAAAAAAGCTTACCTTTTCTGGAATTCCTTTGAGATCAGCAACAACCAGGATATTTATTTTTTCAGAAGATACTCTGCTCTAATCCGCATCCTCCCTGTTGGCTTCTGGATAATAGGTCCTTTGAGCCTTGTGGGAATTCTCCTGAGTCTAAAAAGCTGGAGAAAATACTTCCTGGTCCTGATTTTTGTCTTGTCCTATTCGTTTTCAGTACTCCTCTTTTTTGTCAACTCTCGATTTCGTCTGCCGGTCCTCCCTTTTTTGATTGTTCTCTCCTCGTTTGCTCTAATCCAGTTATTCGGGTATCTCAAAGGGAGTTCCTTTAAAAAATTATTTCTGTCTATGGCTCTTCTGGTTTTATTCTTCTTCCTCTGCAACTCTAATCTTTATCATCTGGACAAAACAAATTTCGCCCAATCCTATTTTAGCCTGGGAAATCTGTTTTTGAAAA from Candidatus Zixiibacteriota bacterium carries:
- the mtnA gene encoding S-methyl-5-thioribose-1-phosphate isomerase; the protein is MIKLKFKTVEWSKNKVRILDQTKLPLKVSYLEFDDYKKLATAIKKLKIRGAPAIGIAAAYGVVLGMMQGKYSGDKDYEKKLDSVISVLKSTRPTAVNLFWALDRMKKVALEYEGYDMESRNKRLLHEALLIHQEDKVMCQKIGEYGSKLLKNGCRILTHCNAGALATGGIGTALAPLLIAKAQGKKIKVYVDETRPVLQGARLTTWELLHQGIDTVLICDDMAAFLMQKKMIDCIITGADRIVRNLDAANKIGTYNLAVLAKFHKIPFYLAAPSSSFDYSIESGDKIKIEERSPEEVTSFWGRRTAPEKVKVFSPAFDVTPADLITAIITDKGIIKGKRKG
- a CDS encoding tetratricopeptide repeat protein → MKSKIIQDKKELYFLFGIFVFSFVLRLIYLSQMNSNPYFTSPTMDALYHDLWAQAIVQGNWIGDQVFFRAPFYPYFLGIICKLLGHNYFIPRLIQHLIGSLSVILIYFLARKLFNRKVATLSAILTSIYGVLIYYEDELLLDFLLVFFGVLLLLLLYRAEEKSKSSRFFTAGLVASLFAITRPNILIFIPFVLVWILLLLKVNLKRKIVFSLFFLMGLFGLILPITVRNYLVGKDFVLISSQGGINFYIGNNPQADGTSAILPPYGDDWEYQDAAYEVQGSIGKIPRPSEVSDYYLKKGTNFIIRSPQKFLSLFLKKAYLFWNSFEISNNQDIYFFRRYSALIRILPVGFWIIGPLSLVGILLSLKSWRKYFLVLIFVLSYSFSVLLFFVNSRFRLPVLPFLIVLSSFALIQLFGYLKGSSFKKLFLSMALLVLFFFLCNSNLYHLDKTNFAQSYFSLGNLFLKKGNLQDARAEYLLALKENPSLQRAHLNLGNIYFHQKDYSRAEKEFLEELKANPRQEKAYNNLSVLYRIQGDDLKATTLAKQALEIKPYYKEAYVNLALAYLKTENYLSAESSLVSALALFPSFAELRFYLGLVYQKQGKSGQALREYMQLMSQKPETQDLEYNLGLIYSKDDPSQEGLNGLRAYAAYNSGLIYLQQKEIDPAQENLIQSIKLKPDFAEAHAILGNLYDLRREYEPAVKELEEAIKDSPDNLVYHYNLGLILAKTKNFPLAKQEFETALRLSPDFKLAQEKLRLVDSLLSIQSSK